The following are encoded together in the Pelagicoccus enzymogenes genome:
- a CDS encoding mandelate racemase/muconate lactonizing enzyme family protein, with product MKIVDFQSLVLGTPWRNISYLVIELEDGTTGIGESRILGKTQTLHTYFQDIKRHIIGHDVHDIEALYERITLLDFGVAHELEMTALAMIEMAHWDCIGKLAKQPVYKLLGGKVRDKVPAYANGWYKGPRTPELFHEAAKKVVKAGYTGLKFDPFGAGNLELSRQEYKLSFDIIEAVADAIGDNAQMHIEMHGRFAPHQAVEIARDIEHYKPAWIEEPCRPEDLPALKQVAQHTTIPIATGERLYSANQFRELFELRCVNVVQLDLTQCGGILESKKICSTAETYSVMAAPHNVGGIVSTLASLHLILTLRNGKILEHFNDFTDQFVKKAGHPYPEVVDGHFSVPEGPGWGIELDMDFIRAHPPAIENGIILDPGLNMFKKANWAQRDDK from the coding sequence ATGAAAATCGTAGACTTCCAGTCTCTCGTCCTGGGTACCCCATGGCGTAACATCAGCTACCTCGTTATCGAGCTTGAAGACGGCACGACCGGAATCGGCGAATCTCGCATCCTCGGCAAAACGCAGACGCTACACACCTACTTCCAAGACATCAAGCGCCACATCATAGGCCATGATGTCCACGATATCGAAGCGCTCTACGAACGCATTACCCTGCTCGACTTCGGGGTTGCCCACGAGTTGGAGATGACCGCGCTCGCCATGATCGAGATGGCCCACTGGGACTGCATCGGCAAACTCGCCAAGCAACCCGTCTACAAGCTACTCGGCGGCAAAGTACGCGACAAGGTGCCAGCCTACGCGAACGGCTGGTACAAAGGCCCCCGCACGCCAGAGCTCTTTCACGAGGCTGCTAAAAAGGTAGTGAAAGCTGGATACACTGGACTGAAGTTCGACCCCTTCGGAGCAGGAAACTTGGAGCTCTCGCGACAAGAGTACAAGCTGTCCTTCGACATCATCGAAGCCGTTGCCGACGCCATCGGGGACAACGCTCAAATGCATATCGAAATGCACGGGCGCTTCGCTCCGCACCAAGCGGTAGAGATAGCAAGAGACATCGAACACTACAAGCCAGCTTGGATCGAAGAACCTTGCCGTCCCGAGGACTTGCCCGCCCTCAAGCAAGTTGCCCAACACACCACAATCCCCATCGCTACCGGCGAACGCCTCTATTCCGCGAACCAATTCCGCGAGCTCTTTGAACTCCGCTGCGTAAACGTCGTGCAGCTCGACCTAACCCAATGCGGAGGCATCCTCGAATCGAAGAAGATCTGCTCAACCGCCGAGACCTACAGCGTGATGGCAGCCCCCCACAACGTGGGTGGCATCGTATCCACTCTCGCGAGCCTGCATCTCATCCTAACCCTGAGAAACGGTAAGATTCTCGAACACTTCAACGACTTCACCGACCAATTTGTCAAAAAGGCAGGCCATCCGTATCCAGAAGTTGTAGACGGTCACTTTTCCGTGCCGGAAGGACCAGGCTGGGGGATCGAGCTCGACATGGACTTCATCCGAGCTCATCCGCCTGCTATCGAAAACGGAATCATCCTCGACCCTGGACTCAACATGTTCAAGAAGGCCAACTGGGCCCAGCGCGACGACAAATAA
- a CDS encoding anaerobic sulfatase maturase → MTKPIGPICNLDCKYCFYLEKEALYTDGKWRMAPDVLENYIRQYIEAQPTQHVSFAWQGGEPTLLGVNFFRKVVELQKQYANGKTIENALQTNATLLDDEWAGFLKENDFLIGVSIDGPKEIHDANRVDKKGNSTFDEVMRGIEVLQKGDVRFNTLTCLNRVTSKKPLEIYRFLKGIGSEFQQFIPIVERRPGQQARQWGLDLAAPEEGVVDDEKLPVFGWSVLPEDFGDFYIKIFDKWIRKDVGTIFVQLFETALSKWLGTPGGLCVHAETCGDALAVEHNGDLYSCDHFVYPQYKLGNLKDTPLVDLVSLPKQRQFGLNKRDTLPDYCKRCEVRFVCNGGCPKDRFLHTPDGQPGLHYLCKGYRKFFNHIDVPMRAMAHLNRNRRPASEIMELAINKKLPGYKPMK, encoded by the coding sequence ATGACCAAGCCCATTGGTCCGATTTGCAACCTCGATTGCAAGTACTGCTTCTACCTGGAAAAGGAAGCCCTCTACACCGACGGCAAATGGCGCATGGCTCCGGACGTGCTGGAAAACTACATTCGCCAGTACATCGAGGCTCAACCCACCCAGCACGTCAGCTTCGCTTGGCAAGGCGGCGAGCCCACCCTCTTGGGCGTCAACTTCTTCCGCAAGGTAGTGGAGCTGCAAAAGCAATACGCTAACGGCAAAACGATCGAAAACGCGCTGCAAACAAACGCAACCTTGCTCGACGACGAATGGGCCGGCTTCCTCAAGGAAAACGACTTCCTCATCGGCGTTTCCATCGATGGTCCCAAGGAGATCCACGACGCCAACCGCGTCGACAAAAAGGGCAATTCCACCTTCGACGAGGTAATGCGCGGCATCGAAGTCTTGCAGAAAGGCGACGTACGCTTCAACACCCTGACCTGCCTCAACCGCGTCACCTCCAAGAAGCCGCTCGAAATCTACCGCTTCCTCAAAGGCATCGGCAGCGAATTCCAGCAGTTCATCCCGATCGTCGAACGCCGCCCTGGCCAACAAGCCAGGCAATGGGGACTCGACCTCGCCGCTCCCGAGGAAGGCGTGGTGGACGACGAGAAGCTCCCCGTATTCGGCTGGAGCGTGCTACCGGAAGATTTCGGCGACTTCTACATTAAGATATTCGATAAGTGGATACGAAAAGATGTGGGTACCATCTTCGTGCAGCTGTTCGAAACAGCTCTCAGCAAATGGCTGGGCACCCCCGGCGGACTCTGCGTGCACGCCGAAACCTGTGGCGACGCCCTTGCGGTCGAGCATAATGGAGACCTCTATTCCTGCGACCATTTCGTGTATCCACAATACAAGCTCGGCAACCTGAAAGACACTCCGCTAGTCGACTTGGTCAGCCTGCCGAAACAACGGCAATTCGGTCTCAACAAACGCGATACGCTGCCCGACTACTGCAAGAGGTGCGAAGTGCGTTTCGTCTGCAACGGAGGCTGTCCGAAGGACCGCTTCCTGCACACTCCAGACGGTCAGCCCGGTCTGCACTATCTCTGCAAAGGCTACCGCAAGTTCTTCAATCACATCGACGTGCCCATGCGCGCCATGGCCCACCTTAATCGCAACCGCCGCCCCGCCAGCGAAATCATGGAACTGGCCATCAACAAGAAGCTCCCCGGCTACAAGCCGATGAAGTGA
- the asd gene encoding archaetidylserine decarboxylase (Phosphatidylserine decarboxylase is synthesized as a single chain precursor. Generation of the pyruvoyl active site from a Ser is coupled to cleavage of a Gly-Ser bond between the larger (beta) and smaller (alpha chains). It is an integral membrane protein.), with amino-acid sequence MSEIRFYNRYSGQEEVEEVYGEGFLRWTYETNMGKIGLWLLAKRAIFSHWYGWRMNKPVSARRIRPFIETYGLDEGEFLEGVETYSSFNDFFYRKLKDSARPLVQGEREIALPADARHLGISNLGEVEGLFAKGQFFDLKALLGSVSLADNYPRGTAVISRLCPVDYHRYHSPVAGKIVEQRLINGPLYSVSPIALRQSMGYLWENKRVLTVIDTPDLGRVCFIAIGATCVGSIFMTAKEGDSVRKGGELGYFAFGGSCVITLFERDRVKLADDLAANGAKQLEVYAKVGDLLGTAV; translated from the coding sequence ATGTCGGAAATCCGGTTTTATAACCGCTACAGCGGGCAGGAAGAGGTTGAGGAAGTTTACGGGGAAGGATTTCTGCGTTGGACCTACGAGACGAACATGGGTAAGATTGGGCTTTGGCTGCTCGCTAAGCGTGCCATCTTTTCGCACTGGTATGGTTGGCGCATGAACAAGCCTGTCAGCGCTCGGCGGATACGGCCCTTTATAGAAACCTACGGCCTTGACGAAGGCGAGTTTTTGGAGGGAGTGGAAACGTATTCAAGTTTTAACGACTTCTTCTATCGCAAGCTCAAGGATTCGGCCCGCCCTCTAGTGCAGGGTGAGAGGGAAATCGCTCTGCCAGCGGATGCGCGGCACCTCGGAATTTCCAATTTGGGCGAGGTGGAGGGCTTGTTTGCCAAAGGTCAATTCTTCGACTTGAAGGCCTTGCTTGGTAGCGTGTCATTGGCTGACAACTACCCGAGAGGCACGGCAGTGATATCGCGACTTTGTCCGGTAGACTACCATCGCTATCACTCTCCGGTGGCGGGCAAGATTGTGGAGCAGCGCTTGATCAATGGGCCGCTCTACAGCGTGAGTCCCATCGCTCTGAGGCAGTCGATGGGCTACCTTTGGGAAAACAAGCGGGTGTTGACGGTGATTGATACGCCAGACTTGGGTCGTGTTTGTTTCATTGCGATCGGGGCGACCTGCGTGGGCTCGATTTTCATGACGGCAAAGGAAGGGGATTCGGTTCGAAAGGGAGGCGAGCTGGGATACTTCGCTTTCGGTGGTTCCTGCGTGATCACCTTATTCGAGCGTGACCGGGTTAAGTTGGCGGATGATCTCGCGGCCAACGGAGCGAAGCAGTTGGAGGTATACGCCAAGGTCGGCGACCTGCTAGGGACGGCGGTGTAG
- a CDS encoding U32 family peptidase: protein MPNSDIPATDALVRSEKRFADGAQYRIEIPSTETPKAFRVALEEADKIGCPIHRVSQGSGIQMLSDDDMREYAKIGADRAIEVCLFTTPRAGFDIGGMWNAPAGKFIQWQVRGSDQLRYSLDEVKRAVDLGIRSFLLADIGLIEIVSELRAQGQLPSNLIIKSSAVIAPANPASCRILERIGSDTINVATDLTIQQLSAIRQVVSAPIDMYVEAPDGLGGFVRHHETPDMITFAAPLYVKLGLRNSPDIYPYGGHLENLALSLTRERVRRSKLVYDLIQRQAPEAIISATNQSHADLAVPATQ from the coding sequence ATGCCCAATTCAGACATTCCCGCCACCGACGCGCTCGTCCGCTCCGAAAAACGCTTCGCCGACGGAGCTCAATACCGTATCGAAATCCCCAGTACGGAAACGCCTAAAGCGTTTCGCGTCGCTCTCGAAGAAGCGGACAAGATCGGCTGCCCTATCCATCGAGTGAGCCAAGGATCCGGCATTCAAATGCTCAGCGACGACGATATGCGCGAATACGCGAAAATCGGCGCCGACCGGGCTATCGAGGTGTGCCTCTTCACAACTCCGAGAGCCGGCTTCGACATCGGCGGTATGTGGAACGCTCCCGCCGGCAAGTTTATCCAGTGGCAAGTACGCGGCTCCGACCAGCTCCGTTACAGCCTCGACGAAGTAAAAAGAGCGGTGGACCTCGGCATCCGCAGCTTCCTGCTCGCCGACATCGGACTCATCGAAATCGTCAGCGAACTGAGGGCTCAAGGGCAGCTTCCTTCCAACCTCATCATAAAATCTTCTGCCGTCATCGCGCCCGCAAATCCCGCCAGCTGCCGCATCCTCGAACGCATCGGTAGCGACACCATCAACGTCGCGACCGACCTCACGATTCAGCAGCTCAGCGCCATCCGCCAGGTCGTATCCGCTCCCATCGACATGTACGTGGAAGCCCCCGACGGACTCGGCGGTTTCGTGCGTCACCACGAAACGCCCGACATGATCACTTTTGCGGCGCCGCTCTACGTAAAGCTCGGGCTGCGCAATTCCCCCGATATCTATCCCTACGGCGGCCACTTGGAGAATCTCGCCCTCAGCCTCACCCGCGAACGCGTGCGTCGCTCCAAGCTTGTCTACGACCTCATACAACGTCAGGCTCCCGAAGCTATTATCTCTGCAACAAACCAGAGCCACGCCGACCTAGCCGTACCCGCCACCCAATGA
- a CDS encoding Kelch repeat-containing protein, with translation MTRPLKSALFALVLLPGAFAEWKTLETNGEPVARHEAGFLDVEDKAYLVGGRRINPVSIFDPATNTWTQGAASPIEIHHFQPVEYKGEIWVVGAMTGKFPNETPVEKVLIYNPEKDAWRWGPEIPEGRARGGAGVSLYEGKIYLSAGITRGHMGGFIPWHDVLDPETGEWTQLPDAPHARDHFQSAVLDGKLYLAGGRQTSRETNEVFSRTVAPVDVYDFASGTWSTLEKELPTPRAGNTTFSFGRKVIVIGGETGHNQTAHAEVEAYDVDARNWQSLPSLNRGRHGTGVAIIKCTLYTASGSGNRGGRPELSDIEATPCETFH, from the coding sequence ATGACAAGACCATTAAAATCCGCCCTCTTTGCCCTCGTCTTACTGCCCGGAGCCTTTGCCGAGTGGAAAACGCTGGAGACGAACGGCGAGCCAGTGGCCCGCCACGAAGCCGGCTTCCTCGACGTAGAAGACAAGGCTTACCTCGTCGGCGGACGACGCATCAATCCTGTCAGCATCTTCGATCCCGCGACCAACACCTGGACCCAGGGAGCCGCCTCCCCCATCGAGATCCATCACTTCCAACCGGTCGAATACAAAGGCGAAATCTGGGTAGTGGGCGCCATGACGGGCAAATTTCCCAACGAAACGCCGGTAGAGAAGGTTCTCATCTACAATCCGGAGAAGGACGCATGGCGCTGGGGTCCCGAAATCCCCGAAGGCCGTGCCCGCGGCGGAGCAGGCGTCAGCCTTTATGAAGGAAAAATTTACCTGAGCGCCGGCATCACGCGCGGCCACATGGGCGGCTTCATTCCCTGGCACGACGTCCTCGATCCCGAAACCGGCGAATGGACCCAACTCCCCGACGCCCCCCACGCCCGCGACCACTTCCAGTCCGCAGTGCTCGACGGAAAGCTCTACCTCGCAGGCGGACGGCAAACCTCTCGCGAAACCAACGAGGTCTTCTCCCGCACCGTGGCTCCGGTCGACGTCTACGATTTTGCCTCCGGAACCTGGAGCACGCTCGAAAAGGAACTGCCTACTCCGAGAGCGGGCAACACCACTTTCAGTTTCGGACGCAAGGTCATCGTGATCGGCGGCGAGACCGGACACAACCAAACCGCCCACGCCGAGGTCGAGGCTTACGACGTAGATGCCCGAAATTGGCAGTCGCTCCCTTCCCTCAACCGCGGTCGCCACGGTACCGGCGTCGCCATTATCAAGTGTACCCTGTACACCGCCTCCGGCTCCGGCAATCGTGGCGGTCGCCCCGAGCTCTCCGACATCGAAGCCACTCCCTGCGAGACCTTCCACTAG